A genomic window from Candidatus Methylacidiphilum fumarolicum includes:
- a CDS encoding MBL fold metallo-hydrolase yields MVSIRVLASGSKGNAYLLETDKFRFLLDPGIRFKHLAIQLANLNIPLESINGIFITHEHSDHVIGLPVLLKRIPFPLYCNELTWKSLKKMMDLKEKAVDWKPFEPGCNIVLDEIEIESFPVPHDAADPVGFLFHHSKGTIGLLTDLGYITKLVREKILGVHTMILESNHDLSLLQTDTKRPWSVKQRIISRHGHLSNEATAEIATQLVKEGTQNLFLAHLSEDCNRTDLAESTVKNKILSAALPLPYIQAINPANPALQIVL; encoded by the coding sequence ATGGTTAGCATACGAGTCCTTGCTAGCGGAAGCAAAGGCAATGCTTATTTGTTGGAAACCGATAAGTTCCGGTTTTTATTGGACCCCGGTATTCGGTTCAAGCATCTGGCTATTCAGCTTGCAAATTTAAATATTCCATTGGAATCCATAAATGGAATTTTCATTACTCATGAACATTCTGATCATGTCATCGGACTGCCAGTGCTTTTGAAAAGAATTCCTTTTCCCCTTTATTGCAACGAGCTAACCTGGAAAAGCTTAAAGAAAATGATGGACTTGAAAGAAAAAGCCGTCGATTGGAAACCCTTTGAGCCTGGCTGCAACATTGTTCTAGATGAAATAGAGATCGAAAGCTTTCCTGTTCCCCATGATGCTGCTGATCCTGTGGGCTTTCTTTTTCACCATTCCAAAGGAACTATTGGCCTTCTCACAGATCTAGGTTATATTACTAAATTGGTTAGAGAAAAGATCCTAGGCGTTCATACTATGATCTTGGAATCTAATCATGATTTGTCTCTTCTTCAAACAGACACAAAAAGACCGTGGTCGGTCAAACAAAGGATTATTTCCAGGCATGGGCATCTTTCCAACGAGGCTACAGCAGAAATAGCTACTCAATTAGTTAAAGAAGGAACACAAAACCTGTTTTTGGCTCACTTAAGTGAGGACTGCAACCGAACGGATCTTGCCGAATCAACTGTTAAAAACAAAATTCTTTCTGCTGCTCTTCCCCTGCCTTATATTCAAGCAATAAACCCAGCTAATCCAGCGTTACAAATTGTTCTCTAA
- the rpoN gene encoding RNA polymerase factor sigma-54: MSTSLGLYQSVKLHQTLSPQMQHSLNILQAPAVELSTLIQQELLANPMLEISEEKPLENPDALSIDQWIQEEEKWYEYLGSNFEGFQRSVEDEKRRQFFFDSQTASESMTTELSKQLALVCNDKTLLKAANHIIGNLDEKGYLRAELEEIATDLGMPYSLIEEALSLVQSLDPPGIAARNLSECLLLQLKAQGKENSLEFRIVKECLPLLERKKFNEIAKQLKVSLKQVQEAVATIRSLEPFPGSKFGNDEKEKIILVDLIIVREGESWKVYFNEELMPRLRLNHYYKNLLSDKDKDPSLKNYLKEKMRSGLFLIKCLRMRENTLLRVAEAIVESQQEFFQHGPGFLKPLTMSEVAKKTGVHETTVSRAIANKYVQTPYGIFELKYFFNSGFQKTTGEFVANQTIKESIERLIRNEDPQAPLSDQQIVEALAKMGIKMARRTIAKYRTHLKILPSHLRRKS, from the coding sequence GTGTCAACATCTTTAGGTCTATATCAATCTGTTAAGTTGCATCAGACATTGTCGCCACAGATGCAACATTCTTTGAACATATTGCAGGCACCTGCAGTAGAACTCTCTACTCTTATCCAACAAGAGTTGCTTGCCAATCCGATGCTTGAAATTTCAGAAGAAAAGCCTTTAGAAAATCCTGATGCATTGTCGATTGATCAGTGGATTCAGGAAGAGGAAAAATGGTACGAATATCTAGGTTCAAATTTCGAAGGATTCCAACGTTCGGTAGAAGATGAAAAAAGACGTCAGTTTTTTTTCGATTCACAGACCGCTTCAGAATCCATGACTACCGAATTATCGAAGCAACTTGCTCTAGTTTGTAATGATAAAACCCTTTTAAAAGCAGCCAACCATATTATTGGCAATTTGGATGAAAAAGGTTATTTGAGAGCAGAATTAGAAGAAATAGCGACTGATTTAGGAATGCCATATAGTCTAATTGAAGAAGCCTTATCTTTAGTCCAATCTTTGGATCCACCTGGTATAGCTGCTAGAAACCTCTCCGAATGTCTTTTATTGCAACTAAAAGCTCAAGGGAAGGAAAATTCCTTGGAGTTCCGTATTGTTAAAGAATGTTTGCCGCTTTTAGAAAGGAAAAAATTTAATGAAATTGCCAAACAGCTAAAAGTAAGTCTTAAACAAGTTCAAGAAGCGGTGGCTACGATTCGCTCCCTAGAACCTTTTCCTGGTTCAAAGTTTGGGAATGATGAAAAAGAAAAGATTATTCTTGTAGACCTTATTATAGTGAGGGAAGGAGAAAGCTGGAAGGTATACTTCAATGAGGAATTGATGCCTCGGTTACGATTGAATCATTATTATAAAAACTTGTTGAGTGATAAAGACAAAGATCCCAGCTTGAAAAATTATTTGAAGGAAAAAATGCGTTCCGGTCTCTTCTTGATCAAATGTTTAAGGATGCGGGAAAATACTCTTTTAAGGGTAGCCGAAGCAATCGTAGAGAGTCAGCAGGAGTTTTTTCAACATGGGCCTGGATTTTTGAAGCCATTGACAATGAGTGAAGTTGCAAAAAAAACTGGTGTCCATGAAACAACAGTTAGCCGCGCGATTGCTAACAAATATGTTCAGACCCCTTATGGAATATTTGAGCTTAAATATTTCTTTAATTCTGGATTTCAAAAAACAACTGGTGAGTTTGTCGCAAATCAGACCATTAAAGAATCGATCGAAAGACTTATTCGCAACGAGGATCCTCAGGCCCCGTTGTCTGATCAACAGATCGTTGAGGCTCTAGCAAAGATGGGAATAAAAATGGCCAGAAGAACTATCGCAAAATATAGGACTCATTTGAAAATCTTGCCCAGTCATTTAAGACGAAAAAGCTAA